The sequence CAAAATTGGATCGGCGCGGAGAGTGTCGCGTCGATGGACGATGACCAGCTCATTAACGTAACGGGTGAGGAACAGCCCTTCATCGAGCGCACTGTTACCCCCGCCAACAACGACCACCTTCTTGCCGCGGAAGAAGAAGCCATCGCAGGTTGCACAGTAGCTCACACCCCGATTAGCCAGCTCCTCTTCACCGGGCACCCCAAGTTTACGCGGTGAAGCGCCTGTACTGACGATGATGGCATCGGCGGTCACGATCTGGCCGCTATCGGTATGGATCACGAAGGGGCGTTGGTCAACTTCTACCTTCGTCACCATCGTATCGAGATACGTTGTGCCAAAACGGGCTGCCTGCTTTTCCATGGCCTCGGCCAGCTCAAAACCACCAATCCCATCTACGAAGCCCGGATAATTCTCCACTTCGCTGGTAGTGGCGATCAGACCTCCGGGTTGCAAACCGCGAATGACTAGCGGCTCTAGGTTGGCCCGTGCCGCATAGAGGGCCGCCGTCAGACCGGCTGGACCCGAACCAATGATAACAACTTTGTGATGCATACGACAGCAATCTCCTGGTATCAATTTCGACACATAATCACTCTTGCGACAACTCTGTTGTCGCTCACAAAAGGGAGTATAGCACGTACTGGCGGTTGTTGTCTGTAATCCAGATTACCCCCCTGGGGTATAGGGTAGATTTGTTGCTTCCTGGTCAGCAAGTCGTCGTGGTGTCCAGTGGGATCGGACACCGGGTATCGGTGGTGGTGGTCGGTCGCCGCAGAAGAGCCAGACGACCCGAAACCCAAGCTCATGCAACCGCAATAGTGCGGCCTGAACCGGTTCAGACGCGACTGCGCCGATCAACACAATCGTAGCACCGGGATGCAGGTCGGTGGTGATCAACCGGAGCAAGCGGGCAGCGGGTAGCACTGAATAGGCTGTCAGGCGGGCCAGGGTTTCCATGATCTGAGCAAGCTGGTTGGGACTACGGCCGGGCGGCAATCGTACCAGATGTTCATCTTCAACCGGCGCGCCATTGACGTACAATCCAACCGCATGGCCTGCATTGATACTATGATGAGCCAGCGTAGCTGTTACGCCGATCAGATGTTCGACCAGTTCAGGATCGATACCCTGAAAGTAGAACTCAAACGTATCGAGATCGAGAACCAGTGCCAGCACGTGAGCGGTTGTCGGTTCGTAGACGCGGGTTTGGAGCGTACCGGTGCGCGCCGTAGCAGCCCAGTGCACATCTTTCAGCGGGTCTGAAGGCGTATAGTCACGCACTCCGACTACTCGCAACGGGTCGCGTACAAGAGCTGCTGCTCGTGTCAACCCAAGTGGATCGCGGGCCGGTAAACCGAGATCGGCCAGATTGAGAAGTTTTGGATAGACGAGTAACGTCGCATCGGCAGCAAAGGTCTCATCGGTGCGAAAGAGACCAAACGGGTCACCGCTCTGCACCTGAGCCGGCCCGAAGCGAAATGCACCACGACGTTCGCAATGCAATCGGTACCGCCAAATGACTCGTTCGTACCAGCGTAAACCAGTACTTCTGCGGATCAGGCTGGCCTGGCGACTCGCGCTAAAGATTACCGGTGCACCGACCACCGTGATCCCGTTGGGAATGGCATCAAACACCTGAACCTGCGCCAGGGGCAATAGCTTCCGATTAGTCATCGTTATCGTTAGCGTAAGCTCATCACCGGGAAACGCACGAAGCTGACTCAACTCGCGCCGGTATTCCACCCGCCGCAATGCCCAGTGTTGCCACAGACGGGCCATGCCAAGAGTAACCAGGATCGTTGCTATCAACAACGCCAGTGCCGACTGACGGAAGATCAGAGCTATGAGAAACACCACGAGGAGCGCCAGAATCATATAGCCTCAGCTCTTCTGGACCGCTGAAGCCATGCCTCAGCAGTTTACATAAGAATACCACGTTTTGCTTTATTCACCGGGTAATCGGCGTCGGCTGAGAGGGATGGTGAAGAAAAACCGTGATCCGCGACCGACTTGACTCTCAACCCAAATGCGACCGCCATGAGCTTCGACAATCGCTCTGGCAATAAATAGTCCCAGCCCACTACCGGGTTGGTCACGCCGCAGGCGGGTATCGACCCGATAAAAGCGTTCAAAGATCAATTCTTGTTCTTCAGGAGGAATACCGATTCCCTGATCAGAGACATAGATAATTGCCATATCGCCTTCAGCGCGGGCGCCGATCCGAACTACGCCGCCATTCGGGCTATACTTAACTGCATTCTCGATCAAATTATTCAGAACCTGGCGAATCCGCTCGTAATCAGCATAGACTGGCGGCATATCATCAGGTACCCGTATCTCGAACTCGATCTGCTCACCGACTTGGGCAGCGAAGCGACGTACTACCTCGTCTACCAATAGATGTAATGCCACATCACTCCGTTCGAGCCGCAGCCCGCCAGCAGCGATACGTGAGACATCGAGCAAATCTTGAATCTGACGAGCCAGACGATCAGCCTCTTCGCCAATAACTTGAAGAGCTTCACGGTATTGTTCGACTGTGAACTGACCATCAGGACGGAGCATCGTTTCGGCAAAGCCCTTAATAATACTCACCGGTGTCCGCAACTCGTGCGAAATGACAGAAATAAACGTATTCTGGCGCTCTTCCTCGATCTTTTTGGCCGTAATATCACGCACATTCGCAATGGCGCTCAAAAGCTGTCCGTGGCTTCCCCGTTGTGGTGCGTAGCGATTCTGAATAAATAACTCACGGCCATCACGAGTAGTAATCCAACCCTCGACTACGGGATTGGCGAGGTCGGGATGGCGTTGCAGTGGACACTCGTTCAGGCAGATATTTACCCCCTGTGCATTGCGAATTCCAAGGATTTCGGCACATGGACGACCAATCGCCTCTTCACGCGACCAGCCGGTCAATAATTCCATCGTGTGATTGAAGGTCGTAATCCGCCAGCGGCCATCGATAATCATCACCCCATCGGCTGACTGCTCAATCAGCGCATTCAGATGCTGTTTCTCGCGTAACACACTTTGAAACAGGCGGGCATTTCCTACCGCGATAGCTGCCTGATCGGCAAAATCTTGTAATATCTGGCGATCATCGGCCGAAAATGCCACATTGAGCGCAGCTCGAAAAACATAGATCACACCGAGCGAAGTATCACGAACCGTCAGTGGCAACGCGATCATCTGACGCAGAGGAATACCGGTATCAAGGGATACTTCACGCAACACCTGCGGGCCATAGCGGCTGAGATCGGCAATGGGGATGTGCAGCAAAGGGGCAAAGGCGGGCCAGAGTTCGCGAGGCAACTGTGCTGAGGCTCGGATGCGGAGCATCCCATCTTCTTCGTCGAACAGGGCAATAAAGCCGAGTGTGCCGGCTAATAATTCGACAGCATACGTGATCACGAGATTTAGAACGCTACCCAGGTCGAGCTGTGCCGTGAGGGCCCGGCTGATTTGCAGCAAGTATTCGCGCTGTCGGAGGCGTAGATCGGTCATGATTTTTTATTGTACCACAGGATAGCTCGCACCTATCGGTGTGAACGTGTGTAAACATTTACACTTCTTATTCCATGTTGAAGGCATCATTGTCAAATATTACATAGCTACGTACAGTCTTTAAGCCTCGACATCGGTATGATGATCCTTGTCTCATGCAATAGCATATCGTGCGAGTTATCCCTTCCCCACAAGACCTGTCAGGTTACTATTTACACAACGACTCGACAATATGGCTGATACGTGGTATGATGATAAAAAATTATACCGTTACCTAACAACATCAGGTTCAGAATTTCTGGGAACATAGGTATCCATGACGGTGAGTGGCGACCGTAAGCCGTTTGACCTGGATGCGCGGAAGGTGGTGTAGCGCAACATTCACCACCGACACCAGGCACAGGCGGCGAAATCTTTGCTATTCGGTGTGGCGAGGAGATCGGCATGAAAATCAACCAAAGCAGCAAACGTGCCCAAAAACTCATTCGCGAACACAAACTAACGCCCGAAGAGATTCAGCAGATCATTGCGGCTGCACGCATCAACCTCGCCACATTTGATCCCGGTTATCGGGCCAATGTTACCCAGATTGCCGATGAGTTACAGAAAAGTCGCCCAACCATTTATGGTTGGGCTGATCGGGCATTGGCAGCAACTATCCACTCCCTGCGGAATATTCGTACTGGTCGCCCCCCGAAAGATCGTGAACGAAACAATACAACTGGTGAAATTGAGTGATAGTATGGAAACATCCTGGTTCAACGACAGTGTATAATACACAGTGCGTGTGGTAAAGTGAGGCAGCATGAGTAGCGAGCTGAAAGAGCTTCTAACCCGATTTCGCATGGTCGAGAGCGTTGAAGCTGCCGCTGTGGTGGCCACTGATGGCCTTTTGATCGAAAGCATCACTCGCCCGGGGGTGGACATTGATGCTATCGGTGCGGTAGCATCCAATGGGCTGGCAATGGCTGATGCGCTGGGACGGGAAGTTGCCAAGGGACGTACCGTTCAGGCAGTGCTCGAATACGATGACGGTCTGGTCATTATTGAACCGATCAGTAGTGATGCCATGCTCTTGTTGTTGACCAACTCACGCGATGATCTTGGCTTGCTTCGCTTTCTTGCTGCCAAACATCGAGACGAGATGATCGATGCGCTCAGCGCAATTTGACAACGGTATGTTATAATTTGAAGCAGTAACGCATCGACACCCGCCACTCTCATACGTGAAGGTAGGCTGCGATGGATCCTCAGTTGACAAGTATCATCGTACCTTCGGAAGAGATCGCTCAGATCGAAGAGTGTCTCTCCCGGCTGGTGGAAGACACCGGCAGCGACTATGCATTGCTCCTCGACAAAAGTGGTCAGGTCATCTCCTCGAAAGGCGATGGTGACCGGCAGGACATTACCGCGCTAGGTGCCCTGATTGCTGGTGTGTTCGCTTCCTCGCGTGAGGTGGCCAAGCTCTTGCGCGAACGCGATTTTCGGGCATCGTTCCAACAAGGGGTGCGCGAAAATATTTTTATCGCGTTGATCGAGGAACAATGGATTCTGTGTATCATTTTTAACAAGGGCACGCATATCGGTTTGGTGAAGGTGTTGACCAAGAAGGCAACCGACGAGTTGGCTGCCGTCCTCGAACGGGTACGGCAACAGCATAAGGCTCGTGATGAAGTGCTTGGTTCGGCCTTCCGTACTTCAATGGAAGATACCATTGATCTGTTGTTCCGTGATTAGCCGCGCTTCCATCCTGCTGATTGGTCGTGTCGGGGCTTGATCCGACCGGCTCCGCGAGAGAATCTATGGCTCTGATCAATGTCGCTGCACGTGAAATACACTGCAAGATCGTGTACTATGGGCCTGGGATGTGCGGCAAGACAACGAACTTGCAGTATATCCATAGCCAGGTACCAAAAGAGGTAAAAGGCGATCTCCTCTCTATCGCAACCGAAACGGAACGGACACTCTTTTTTGATTTCCTGCCGCTCGATCTCGGAAAGGTGCGCGGATTTCAAACGCGCTTTCATTTGTATACCGTACCAGGGCAGGTGCTCTACGAGCGGACGCGAGTGGCAGTGTTGAACGGTGCTGATGGGGTGGTCTTCGTAGCCGACTCGCATAAGAACAAAATGCAGGAAAACATCAATAGCCTGCGTGAGTTGGCGCAGAATATTACCCGTCAAAATAAACGATTTGCCGATTTTCCAATTGTATTGCAGTACAACAAACGGGATTTGCCGCCAGATGTGCTCACACCGGTGGCAACCATGGATCATTTCCTCGGTGTGAATAAGATGAATTGGCCGCGGATTGAGGCAATCGCTACTAAGGGTGTGGGGGTCTTCGAGACGCTGCGGGCAATCAGTCGGGTTGTCATTAGCAAGCTGTGATGTTACTCCAGGCAACATCACACGCGCTAGTCAGAGGTGAGGCGCAGCTATGGCGCTGGCAGGTGATTTGAGCGAGTTTTCGCTCACTGACCTCATCCAGTTATTGCAATTGAGTAAGAAGACCGGTGGCGTTGAAATTGATGGCCGGCGTGGTGCACAGAAGTTGTCCGGCTGGATCTTTTTTCGCGATGGAAAGATTGTTGATGCAAAGCTGCCCGGTTTAGAACCACTAGAAGCGGTCTATGCGTTCTTTACCGTAACAAGCGGCCCGTTTCGTTTCCACGAGGGTGTGACGTCGCCCCAAATTACGATTACCGTTAGCAATGAATCGATCATCATGGAAGGGATCCATCGTCAAGAGACCTGGTCGCAGCAACAAGCAGCGCCCACGTTGTCGATGGTGCCCCGTCTAGTTCCTAACCCGTCTTCAGGTACGGTCGAGATTAGTCTCGATGCGGAAGAGTGGCGGGTGCTGACGATGATCAACGGCAAGCATACGGTTGGTCAGATCGCCCAGCGTAGTGGCCTGGGAGAAGCGCGAACCTGCGAGATTATTGCCAAATTAATGCAGAGTGGGCTGATCGAGCGTCGCGAAGCGGCAGCCGGTGAGTCATTGGCGCCAGAATTTGAACAGATTGCTGCCGGTTATCTCGGCGCCGGAGCAAACGTGCTGCTCCAGGAAGCGTATCGAATTGCCGGGGTGACCGATCCTTCACGGGCATCGGCAGCCGAGATGTTAGCCGCAGCCGATGCATTTGAAGCTGAAGCACGTCGTTTGATTGGTGCTGATCGCGCCAGTCAGGCTGCTGCCCAACTACGCGAGCGAGCGCGTGAGGCGCTAGTTTGATTTGTGGTACAATGGCGATACACGACCCTGCCCGTCGCTGCGGGCAGGGTTTGGTCTTGAATAGGGTGAGGAGTATGTTGTGCGTGCGTTGATGAGCGTTTACGACAAGACAGGGATCGTTGAGTTCGCACAGGCATTACACAACCTCGGTGTTGAGATTATCTCTACCGGTCAAACGCAGCGGGTGTTACGGGAGGCCGGTATTCCGGCCCTGGCAGTCGGTGAGGTAACCGGTTTTCCCGAAATTCTCGATGGCAGAGTTAAAACGTTGCATCCAGCCATTCATGCTGGCTTGCTGGCCCGCCGCGATCTCCCAACGCACATGGCCGAACTAGCCGCTCATCAGCTCAAACCGATCGATCTGGTTGTCGTCAATCTTTACCCGTTTGCGGCAACGATTGCCCGCCCTGATGTTTCTTTGCTTGAAGCTCAAGAGCAGATTGACATCGGTGGAGTCGCGCTGTTGCGTGCAGCGGCGAAGAATTTTTCAGATGTGATTGTTCTCGTTGATCCTGCCGATTATCCGGTTGTGCTTGATGGTTTGCGTACCGGTAATGTGCCTCTTGCCGAGCGACGACGGCTAGCTGCCAGGGCTTTTGCCCATACGGCCGAATATGATGCTACAATTGCAGCCTATCTCTGTACGGAACCCCTTCCTGAAATTTTACCGCTCGCCTGGCGTAAGTGTCAGTCGCTGCGTTACGGCGAAAATCCGCATCAGGCAGCCGCACTGTACGGTGATTTCGGAACGTTTTTCCGTCAGTTACACGGCAAAGAACTGAGTTATAACAATATTCTCGACACTGCTGCCGCGCAAGAGTTGATCGAGGAGTTTCCCGCCGCCGAAGGCGCCGCAGTGGCTATCATTAAGCATACCAATCCGTGCGGTGTCGCCGTTGGTCCCGATCTCCGTAGCGCTTGGGAGGCAGCGTTCGCTACCGACCGGGATGCACCCTTCGGAGGTATTATTGCTGTTAACCGCGTAGCTGATCTCGCCTTTGCCGAAGCGGTCAACGAAATCTTTTCGGAAATTATTATTGCCCCCGATTTTGAGCCTGCTGCCTTAGAATTGTTGCAGCGCAAGAAGAACCGTCGTCTCTTACAGAGTCTGCGACCGGTTACCGGGGCTGCCCGCTGGCAAATCCGCAGCGTTCCCGGTGGGGTGCTGGTGCAAGAACCGGATAGTGCCCCGCTGGCAGCCGAGGAGTGGCGAGTGGTGACCAAACGGGCGCCGACCGATGCTGAAGCGGCAGCGTTACGTTTTGCCTGGCGTGTTGTGAAACACGTGAAATCAAATGCAATCGTCTACGCGGCTACCGACCGTACCCTGGGTATCGGTGCCGGTCAGATGAGTCGGGTTGATAGTTCGCGACTGGCGGTATGGAAAGCGCAGCAGGCCGGCATTGATCTGCGCGGGAGTGTCGTAGCGAGTGATGCGCTCTTTCCCTTTGCCGATGGTGTCGAGGCGGCAATTGCTGCCGGTGCTACGGCGATTATTCAACCCGGTGGTTCGGTGCGTGATGAAGAGGTAATTGCTGCGGCTGATGCTGCTGGTGCAGCAATGGTCTTTACCGGCCGCCG comes from Chloroflexus sp. Y-396-1 and encodes:
- the trxB gene encoding thioredoxin-disulfide reductase, which gives rise to MHHKVVIIGSGPAGLTAALYAARANLEPLVIRGLQPGGLIATTSEVENYPGFVDGIGGFELAEAMEKQAARFGTTYLDTMVTKVEVDQRPFVIHTDSGQIVTADAIIVSTGASPRKLGVPGEEELANRGVSYCATCDGFFFRGKKVVVVGGGNSALDEGLFLTRYVNELVIVHRRDTLRADPILQERAFSNPKIRFIWNSVVIAINGKDKVESVTLRNLKTGEVSELPTDGVFPYIGHVPNTDLFRGILELDEGGYIVTDGRTRTNIPGIFAAGDVTDHIYRQAITAAGDGCRAAMEATWYLAEQEHARTKATATAV
- a CDS encoding DUF58 domain-containing protein, which translates into the protein MILALLVVFLIALIFRQSALALLIATILVTLGMARLWQHWALRRVEYRRELSQLRAFPGDELTLTITMTNRKLLPLAQVQVFDAIPNGITVVGAPVIFSASRQASLIRRSTGLRWYERVIWRYRLHCERRGAFRFGPAQVQSGDPFGLFRTDETFAADATLLVYPKLLNLADLGLPARDPLGLTRAAALVRDPLRVVGVRDYTPSDPLKDVHWAATARTGTLQTRVYEPTTAHVLALVLDLDTFEFYFQGIDPELVEHLIGVTATLAHHSINAGHAVGLYVNGAPVEDEHLVRLPPGRSPNQLAQIMETLARLTAYSVLPAARLLRLITTDLHPGATIVLIGAVASEPVQAALLRLHELGFRVVWLFCGDRPPPPIPGVRSHWTPRRLADQEATNLPYTPGG
- a CDS encoding ATP-binding protein; the encoded protein is MTDLRLRQREYLLQISRALTAQLDLGSVLNLVITYAVELLAGTLGFIALFDEEDGMLRIRASAQLPRELWPAFAPLLHIPIADLSRYGPQVLREVSLDTGIPLRQMIALPLTVRDTSLGVIYVFRAALNVAFSADDRQILQDFADQAAIAVGNARLFQSVLREKQHLNALIEQSADGVMIIDGRWRITTFNHTMELLTGWSREEAIGRPCAEILGIRNAQGVNICLNECPLQRHPDLANPVVEGWITTRDGRELFIQNRYAPQRGSHGQLLSAIANVRDITAKKIEEERQNTFISVISHELRTPVSIIKGFAETMLRPDGQFTVEQYREALQVIGEEADRLARQIQDLLDVSRIAAGGLRLERSDVALHLLVDEVVRRFAAQVGEQIEFEIRVPDDMPPVYADYERIRQVLNNLIENAVKYSPNGGVVRIGARAEGDMAIIYVSDQGIGIPPEEQELIFERFYRVDTRLRRDQPGSGLGLFIARAIVEAHGGRIWVESQVGRGSRFFFTIPLSRRRLPGE
- a CDS encoding roadblock/LC7 domain-containing protein translates to MSSELKELLTRFRMVESVEAAAVVATDGLLIESITRPGVDIDAIGAVASNGLAMADALGREVAKGRTVQAVLEYDDGLVIIEPISSDAMLLLLTNSRDDLGLLRFLAAKHRDEMIDALSAI
- a CDS encoding roadblock/LC7 domain-containing protein, which produces MDPQLTSIIVPSEEIAQIEECLSRLVEDTGSDYALLLDKSGQVISSKGDGDRQDITALGALIAGVFASSREVAKLLRERDFRASFQQGVRENIFIALIEEQWILCIIFNKGTHIGLVKVLTKKATDELAAVLERVRQQHKARDEVLGSAFRTSMEDTIDLLFRD
- a CDS encoding ATP/GTP-binding protein, which codes for MALINVAAREIHCKIVYYGPGMCGKTTNLQYIHSQVPKEVKGDLLSIATETERTLFFDFLPLDLGKVRGFQTRFHLYTVPGQVLYERTRVAVLNGADGVVFVADSHKNKMQENINSLRELAQNITRQNKRFADFPIVLQYNKRDLPPDVLTPVATMDHFLGVNKMNWPRIEAIATKGVGVFETLRAISRVVISKL
- a CDS encoding DUF4388 domain-containing protein, coding for MALAGDLSEFSLTDLIQLLQLSKKTGGVEIDGRRGAQKLSGWIFFRDGKIVDAKLPGLEPLEAVYAFFTVTSGPFRFHEGVTSPQITITVSNESIIMEGIHRQETWSQQQAAPTLSMVPRLVPNPSSGTVEISLDAEEWRVLTMINGKHTVGQIAQRSGLGEARTCEIIAKLMQSGLIERREAAAGESLAPEFEQIAAGYLGAGANVLLQEAYRIAGVTDPSRASAAEMLAAADAFEAEARRLIGADRASQAAAQLRERAREALV
- the purH gene encoding bifunctional phosphoribosylaminoimidazolecarboxamide formyltransferase/IMP cyclohydrolase gives rise to the protein MRALMSVYDKTGIVEFAQALHNLGVEIISTGQTQRVLREAGIPALAVGEVTGFPEILDGRVKTLHPAIHAGLLARRDLPTHMAELAAHQLKPIDLVVVNLYPFAATIARPDVSLLEAQEQIDIGGVALLRAAAKNFSDVIVLVDPADYPVVLDGLRTGNVPLAERRRLAARAFAHTAEYDATIAAYLCTEPLPEILPLAWRKCQSLRYGENPHQAAALYGDFGTFFRQLHGKELSYNNILDTAAAQELIEEFPAAEGAAVAIIKHTNPCGVAVGPDLRSAWEAAFATDRDAPFGGIIAVNRVADLAFAEAVNEIFSEIIIAPDFEPAALELLQRKKNRRLLQSLRPVTGAARWQIRSVPGGVLVQEPDSAPLAAEEWRVVTKRAPTDAEAAALRFAWRVVKHVKSNAIVYAATDRTLGIGAGQMSRVDSSRLAVWKAQQAGIDLRGSVVASDALFPFADGVEAAIAAGATAIIQPGGSVRDEEVIAAADAAGAAMVFTGRRHFRH